The genomic stretch gggtgtgtctatgtctcagttgactgagacctcagaaaagtgcaagtagtttaaagaaaagtgcaactcggtttaGTTGCACGTACTAGCAGAAAAGTGCAAGTGCacatttttaacagaaaagtgtaaCTTAAGCAACTaatttagacttaagaaaatctcagttgactgagacgtaATAAAACCGTAAAATTATACTAAGGCGCTCCATCGATGAGTATGAATAATGGAACTGTAAACCGTTTTAGAGTTTGGATTGATACAATTACGAGGAGCAAAACTGAATTTGTACTGCTCTAACCGATTATAGATGACTTTacttattttttcatttttttggttGCTTACCACGTATAAATAGATGATCGAGATGCCTTTACTGTGTCGGTGTACAAGGCGTGGCACGCTCAAATACAATGTTTCCAGTGACGGCGACGCGAAAGCTTGGAAGAAAATGAACACAAAAACTATTTGCAGGCGTGGAAAGGCATGACCGGCGAACTTAGCTTATTTCATCTGTGATGAAACGTGTAGTTGATTAGAGCCAATGGATTAATTTAGCGGAGGCGTCATTAACGGCTAACCCATCAGGCGGATGCGCGTCGCGTCGTCGGTCGGGCACGGCCGAAAGAGACGGCGAGGCCGATTCCGTCGGAGGGCTTGCGTGCGCGATCACGACGGCGACCCGCCACCGGCAGCCTCCCTCGCCGGCCCATACGCGACCCGTTCCGGCGACATGTACAGGGTAGCCGACGGCGTTTTTCGTATGGGGAGCATGTCGCCGTCTCCCCCCGCCCGCCCGCCTCCTCTGGTTTCCTTGTTTTGGCTCCAGCCTATTCAATGTGCGCGCGCCATTGCCAATTGGGTGATTAGTTTGAAAGCAAGGGCATGcgtctctttcttcttcctcgggCCCTGTCAAAGTCAAGAACCCTGGCTGCTTAATGATTTTGGGTTTGCATTATTAGGACTGCAAGTGCAACCCTCCTCTCTTGTGCATTTCTGAAGAAGGGGTCAGCTAATACATTCTTCTCTTCTGTACTATTCCAACTCGAAGCACGAAGAAAATTTCAGTCGACCGAGTGGGAACTGTTTGAAAAGAGTTTCAAGTTTTCCCAGCAGAATGAGCTGTGTCTGAAAAGAGTAAAGAATCGTACTACTATACGGTATGGAGTAGTATACATTTGTTTGACCAAGATGGATTTGTATACTCATTTGTGGAGTATTCTGCTGGCCAGTCTGGGGCAGGGAGTCCAATTGACTGAGTTGTTCATGCACAGAAGAAGAGGCGAATATGCGCGTTTCAAAATGCAGTTTGGAATCTGGTAGTAGTACTCTGGGTGCCAGGATCTAAAAATCCAGTAATATCTGCTCTGCACTGCACAGACAGCGGTATAACGTCGTATTAAGAGGCCACAGTGCGCAGTTTATTTTTCTTGACTTTCTTCATCAAGgactactagatttcagatttgatCTTCCAGCTAACCTCGCCGTACCATAGCAGTAACTCAGCAGCAGACTCAAACTGTTTTCGAAAGGGAAATGCATGCAGTCCGAGAAGTTTTTGCGCAAATATTTATTTACACAATTTCTAAGGACCAACACAAGTAAAAGGAAGCCTAAGCACAAGTTAGTTCTAGGAACAAACGAAACGAACGAAGAAACAAACAAACTTGAAGAACATCATGAACACCCAATGTACTTTacagaagaaggaaaaaaaaatggaCAAAATCGTCAGAATCGCAGCCTCGACGGCCCCAAATTTCTAGTGGTTTCTTCTCTCGCACTCCCAAATCGGTGCCACTTTGGCACCACCATGATGTCATCGAAATTCCCCATCAGCGCACACGAGCCCTACCTTTTTCCACCACACCTTTTCATCCtgccatttttttgtttttgcgagatTGCTTTCGACATGCGCGCCTACTACCTCTTTGTACGCGCTCGCCCAGTGGCGAGGCTCCACGTGTCCCCGGTGCAGCTCACACCCATCATCACAACAGCACAAATTCACAGCTGGCCAATCCGGATCTACCGCCTAGGACCGCCTCGGGACTCGTCACAGCTTCCCGTGGCCGTTCCCGGCGGCGAGGATGGACCCGCGCGCGCTCTGCTCCAGCGTGCGCACCACGTCCGCCATGGACGGGCGGAGGCTGGGGTTGTGCCCGACGCACGACGCGGCGAGCGCCGCCACCGCGGAGGCCTCGGCGGCGTCGTACGCGCTGCCGAGCCGCTCGTCGACGAGCATCCTTGCGTCGCAGGGTGCCTTCAGCCTCggcgcgaggacggcggtgaggaggcGGCCCTCGACGGGGCAGAAGGCCTCGACGCCCGTGAGCAGCTCCAGCAGCAGCACCCCGAAGCTGTACACGTCCGTCTTCTTGGTCACCACCCCCGACCGGATGTAGTGCGGGTCCACGTACCCCGGGGACCCCAGCATGGTGTGCGCCGACGCCCGCGGCCGCACCGCCGCCGAGAAACCCATCCGCGCCGACCCGAAGTCGCAGAGCTTGGCGGACATGGCGCCGTCCAGGAGCACGTTGGCCGCCTTCACGTCGCCGTGCACCACCTGCGGCTCGCACTGGTCGTGCAGGTACTCCAGCGCCTGCGCCACCTGCAGCGCCGCGGTCACCCGCCGCGCCCACGGCAGCGCGCCACCGGACTTGCCCCCGCCGTGCAGCTTCTCGTGCAGGTTCCCGTTCGCCGCGAACTCCAGCACAAGCACGCCTTCGTCTGCATTCAGGAAAGTGACAATTTAGCACGACGTTACGAAGCAGAGTAGAGAACAGAGCCTGCATCTTCCAGGGAAACGAAGAGAAAGCACGCACCTTGCTGGTCGCAGAAGCCGAGGAGGCGCACGATGTGCGGGTGGCGGACGCGGAGGAGCGTGTCGAGCTCCTGGCGGAAGACGCGGTGGAGGCGCTCGCTGCTGCGGTGGACCTTGACGGCGGCGAGGGAGCCGGAGAGGCGCGCGAGGTAGACGGTGCTGAAGCCGCCCTCGCCCACCACGGCGGAGGTGAACCCGCCCGTCATCCGCTCCACCTGCGGCCACGACAGCTGCCGCGTCGTCCCGTCGGCCCCTTTGCCTCCTCCCTCGGGCACCGTAGTCCCGACGCAGTCagcctcctcgtcgacctccATGTCGCTGGCGGCCGCATTGGCCCCGCAGCCGCAGCAGAAGAACCTGAACCTCTGCGCCCCCATCAATCCTCTCTCGCTTTCAGCTCCTTGCACAGACGCGCAGGCAGACGAGAGCAGCAAGCAGAGGAGGATGAGCAGAGGAGCCGAGGGAGGAAGAAGACTTGGGGTTCTGCCTTGGTGGATGTACGCAGTTGGCTTATATATAGGTGGGTGCGGGGAATTGAGATTTGGTGGGGGTGTGAAGTGCGAAGTTGCCACCATTAGCATTAGCAGCGTCCGTCCACAAATCATTTCCCAGCCATAGCCACCTCGCTGGTACTGACATCCGGGCCCACCTTACTCACTCGCCAGCATCATCAAGCCTACCCTTCAGAAAAATACAGACGAGATCTGGCAGCCATGAGGTCACCCTCCCTCATCCCTGGAGTTCCAatagattagagcatctccactcgtccccccgacgaggcccccggcgagcgttttttccatccggacggcgtaattcggcccagtcgcgccctcggttcctcgttttcgtccggatttgggcctaaatccatccggcgatcccacgccatccccggccccccggggagcgctcggggactccggatgaaacgaaagcgcgcgtggccccaacttgtcggcgacaatggcctccgatctacggcaaaaccctcgtcttcccgatctacggcaaaaccctcgtcttcccgatctacggcaataccctcgtcgaacgaaagctttgaactctcaagtggtgcaacatagatagattatatatatatttcgaatataattcgaataaacataaaaattacatataaaaactttaaaactaaactacttcttcttcttcttagaaggccccgcctcatcgtcgtcgcggcgacgcttccggctcgtcacctcctcgtcggaggaagttgagtcctcctcgttgtcgtcctcatcggcctcttcgtcctcctcctccctgctcctcctcctcgctcctgctcctcctcctcttcctcggcctcttcctcggctctGCTCCTCGGCTTcgctccacggcctcttcgtcctcctcctcgtcgtcccgctcgtcctcggccggcggcggggggagTCGTCGGCTGCTCGGACGATGCggctggatcccaccaatggcgccatccgggcGGCTTCCTCCGCTGTcgatgtccgatggccaagagatatcgctcatggttgacggaggatggtgacgagagaacgagatgaatggcgtcggccgtcggaaaccgtatatgtaggtctctcgacgaaagagagcgccggttgctcttccgcggagttcgtgctccattacggcggttctcgcatcgaggccacttcgaccgttcccgacgagtcgtttcggctctccagtccacttcgcgacggttcaatgcggcgagggaactccgacgattgcccttcccggtgatcgcgccgtcgctatgcacgcggtgggtgcgcgtccatgggctcgcggctggaaaaatgggcctccccaggacaaaaactacatccatccggcgctaaatttcgccggatttgggcgtggggagcccaaacgagtggggatgctcttacaccGGAATGAATAATATGGTCCGAATAATAATTGGATCAACACATGGGATGGGAGTATACGGCGAGGTAGTGAGGACATAATGCGTTTCTGACGTGCAGCTTTCTAGGTTTGAACCGGATTATTGGTGGGTTTAAATTACAGCTGAAACCGCCAATTAtgcgcgagcgagcgagcgatccAGAACGGTTATGGCTCCTCCAAGGTCCAGGATGTCTCGCAACTGCTACCACTGATATGACTTGCTAAGCTACACGGACCTCATAATACTCTCTACCTTGCTGTAATGGTAGTCTCTGGAAAGGCTTCGTCGTGTCATTTACACTTGTCGCTGCAGACAGACCCCGGGTCGAGATCAAATCGGAGATGAACCTGAGCGCTCAGTGTAATTCGTGACTGTTTTTTCCTCCTAGCATGCAGAATTGTTAGGTGACAAAAAGGAGCCCGCTAATATTGCGGTGAATTTTCGCATGGCTTAATTGCTAtatcatttttttctttcttcaacTGCTCATCTTTTTTCTCTGCGAAGCTTCCTGCACCGAAGGTGTCGGAGGCGAGACGTGTGTAATGTTGGACTTTGGTTGGGTTTGGTGCGATCGATGAACATGGTGGCAGCACGCACCGTAGAAAAGGAGGCGGTGGTCAAGGCCACGCCACGTGCCCACGCGCAGAGCTGACGAGCAGTGTTCATCCAAGACCAAGACGAGGAATGTGTGTCAAAGGAGTCGTCGTGATGAATGTGGTTTGGTTGCTTCTAATGATTCAGTTGGGGTTAAGCAGTGTTCATGCATGCATCTGCCTGGTTGAACCATTGTCACATATACTGTGTGTGTGACGTGAAGTGGCCTACCGAGTTCTTGTAGCCGCGTAGTGTAGGTATACTGAATGCTCTTGCCAGTAATGCAAATTCAAGTGCCAGCTTTCGGTTCTGAATTTCTGAAAAGAACAACATTTGTGTTTGAAATCATGACCAAATAGACAGTTAGTTTTGTCTCTTCTTCTTGTCAGCATTCTTCGCCCAAGTGATCGCAACCTAGGAGTAGCATCTCTAGCCGATCCCTAGTAACTTAGAGGAGCAAACGCCTCACTATCCACTAGCGGATTATAGTTGCTCCTCTAAATTTAGCGCCGTAGATCCGAACCCATATAACTTAGAAGATCAaaattttatttttgcaaattaaACCAAATGAACCAAAATATCAATATTACAAACCAAATTAAATGTAGTAAATCAAATTATTCATTATCACGAACCGAATGAATGAACTAAATAAGGATCAAAATTTTATTTTCGCAAATTAAACCAAATGAACCAAAATATCAATATTACAAACCAAATTATATGTAGTAAATCAAATTATTCATTATTACAAACCGAATGAATGAACTAAATAAATTGTTTCAAACCAAACAAGTGAAAATCACACGGGCCGGATTTTGATCCTAGCCTCGGCCTCCGAAAATCATCGTTAAAAATCAACATCAAAGCCATCTCCAAATCATCGTCGGCTTCTTATTCCTCCTCTGATAAAGAGTCATCGAAGATCATCTCTCTCAACCCCTTCATCTACGGCCGAACGTGCTCTCGGTCAAGCCGGTTGAGCCGAGGCAAATACAAAATCATATGAACAATTCATTGAATACCATGAGCGTGGCGGAGGTGGAGTCCacggccaacaccgtagagccgaccAAAAGGGTTGACGACGCCGCTGGGCAAACGCGACGACCGGAATATCAACCACCGGTCGTTGAAATCCCAACGCCGGGCCAACGCATCCACCGGACGTCAACGAAGCTCGAGGCCGCTGCCGGGCAGAAAGCTCGTCGGGCGATGGCTGTTGTCGGGTGATTATCCTCCGCGGCAGTTGGTCTACACCTCCCCATGCTCCGGCGGCCCTTTTCCCGCAACAATCCACCTCTATGTGGCCGAAAATGACCTCGAATCAGTGACAGGATCCGGCTTGATGTTGCGGCTCTCGAGAGCGATTTCGGGGACAACTTGCACCGGCAAGTGGGTCAGACGGAGGGGAAAGGGCGACGGGCACACCGCCAAAAATACAGCGGCGGGGCGGCGAGGCTCTGACAATGGAGTGGGCGAGCAAAAATTTAGGAGAGCGACTGCAGGGAGTATATTTGGGGGCCGCTGAGGCCGATGACAAAAAATATGCTGCTCTAAATTCTTTTGGGCTTCAGCTATAGTCGGTCTCGGCCGTTAGCGGCCCACATTTGCTCCTCTAAAGCTGTTTTGGGGATCGGCTAGAGATGCTCGTGGTAGAAGCAACGGAGGTAGCAAGTGAGTTAGCAGCAAGCAATAGAGGTAGCAAGTGATCTTGCTTATTTGAAACTCTTATATAGTACTTTTTTTATGCTATATTTGATCTAAATTAGTTGTTACAGGTTTAATAAACTTAGAGTACTTAGACAACATTTTGCCTAAATCTAGGACTACGAATTaatattttttttccaaaattccGATCTCCATACCCGCACTCCAAGTGATATCTTCTTTTTTAGTACGTAGGTCACTAAACACACACT from Lolium rigidum isolate FL_2022 chromosome 4, APGP_CSIRO_Lrig_0.1, whole genome shotgun sequence encodes the following:
- the LOC124649076 gene encoding salt tolerance receptor-like cytoplasmic kinase 1, yielding MGAQRFRFFCCGCGANAAASDMEVDEEADCVGTTVPEGGGKGADGTTRQLSWPQVERMTGGFTSAVVGEGGFSTVYLARLSGSLAAVKVHRSSERLHRVFRQELDTLLRVRHPHIVRLLGFCDQQDEGVLVLEFAANGNLHEKLHGGGKSGGALPWARRVTAALQVAQALEYLHDQCEPQVVHGDVKAANVLLDGAMSAKLCDFGSARMGFSAAVRPRASAHTMLGSPGYVDPHYIRSGVVTKKTDVYSFGVLLLELLTGVEAFCPVEGRLLTAVLAPRLKAPCDARMLVDERLGSAYDAAEASAVAALAASCVGHNPSLRPSMADVVRTLEQSARGSILAAGNGHGKL